The proteins below come from a single Beutenbergia cavernae DSM 12333 genomic window:
- a CDS encoding response regulator: MTTVLVVDDHPVYRRGIAHLLAAGGYDVVGEAAGVREAEQLALRLRPSVVIMDLGLPDGSGVDATSRIVAANPGTRVVVVTLFDDDGSVQRALAAGAAGYVVKDADPDEILAAVRAVETGAMVLGAHLAGAVLGAAAVAARPAEDVWGLTPRERQVLDLLVKGLTNRAIAERLGLSGKTVANNVSVILGKLGATDRVEATQLVRAQRAHDPSSPSHGSLA, translated from the coding sequence ATGACGACAGTGCTCGTGGTCGACGACCACCCCGTGTACCGGCGGGGCATCGCCCATCTCCTCGCTGCCGGCGGCTACGACGTCGTCGGCGAGGCAGCGGGTGTCCGAGAGGCGGAGCAGCTCGCGCTCCGGCTCCGGCCCAGCGTGGTCATCATGGACCTCGGGCTGCCCGACGGCAGCGGCGTCGACGCGACCTCGCGGATCGTCGCGGCGAACCCCGGGACCCGGGTGGTGGTCGTCACCCTGTTCGACGATGACGGCTCGGTCCAGCGTGCCCTGGCGGCGGGCGCGGCCGGGTATGTCGTCAAGGACGCGGATCCGGACGAGATCCTCGCCGCAGTCCGGGCCGTCGAGACCGGTGCCATGGTCCTCGGTGCCCACCTCGCCGGGGCGGTGCTCGGCGCGGCCGCCGTCGCGGCCCGGCCCGCCGAGGACGTCTGGGGTCTCACCCCGCGGGAACGTCAGGTCCTCGACCTGCTGGTGAAGGGCCTCACCAACCGCGCGATCGCGGAGCGCTTGGGGCTCTCGGGCAAGACCGTCGCGAACAACGTCTCCGTGATCCTCGGCAAGCTCGGAGCGACGGACCGGGTCGAGGCGACACAGCTCGTGCGCGCGCAGCGCGCGCACGACCCGTCGAGCCCGTCACACGGTTCGCTCGCCTAG
- the rpsA gene encoding 30S ribosomal protein S1, which translates to MTISTPAPATTPQVAINDIGSAEDFLAAIDETIKYFNDGDIVEGTIVKVDRDEVLLDIGYKTEGVILSRELSIKHDVDPEEVVSVGERVEALVLQKEDKEGRLLLSKKRAQYERAWGTIEKIKEEDGVVTGTVIEVVKGGLILDIGLRGFLPASLVEMRRVRDLQPYVGKELEAKIIELDKNRNNVVLSRRAWLEQTQSEVRSTFLATLQKGQIRNGVVSSIVNFGAFVDLGGVDGLVHVSELSWKHIDHPSEVVEVGQEVTVEVLDVELDRERVSLSLKATQEDPWQQFARTHAIGQVVPGKVTKLVPFGAFVRVEDGIEGLVHISELAVRHVEVPEQVAKVGEEVFVKVIDIDLERRRISLSLKQANEGVDPAGDDFDPSLYGMAAEYDEAGNYKYPEGFDPETNEWLEGFDTQREAWEAQYAEAQTRWEAHKRQVAAAIEADAESGSADAPVDGPKSFGSAPAEAVGTLASDEALAALREKLTGA; encoded by the coding sequence ATGACCATCTCTACCCCAGCCCCGGCCACGACACCGCAGGTCGCCATCAACGACATCGGGTCGGCCGAGGACTTCCTCGCCGCCATCGACGAGACCATCAAGTACTTCAACGACGGCGACATCGTCGAGGGCACCATCGTCAAGGTGGACCGTGACGAGGTTCTCCTCGACATCGGTTACAAGACCGAGGGCGTCATCCTCTCGCGTGAGCTCTCCATCAAGCACGACGTGGACCCCGAGGAGGTCGTCTCCGTCGGTGAGCGCGTCGAGGCCCTCGTCCTCCAGAAGGAGGACAAGGAAGGCCGGCTGCTGCTCTCGAAGAAGCGCGCCCAGTACGAGCGCGCCTGGGGCACGATCGAGAAGATCAAGGAGGAGGACGGCGTCGTCACCGGAACGGTGATCGAGGTCGTCAAGGGTGGTCTGATCCTGGACATCGGGCTCCGCGGCTTCCTCCCGGCGTCGCTCGTCGAGATGCGCCGCGTGCGCGACCTCCAGCCGTACGTCGGCAAGGAGCTCGAGGCGAAGATCATCGAGCTCGACAAGAACCGGAACAACGTCGTGCTCTCGCGCCGCGCCTGGCTCGAGCAGACGCAGTCCGAGGTGCGCTCGACGTTCCTGGCCACGCTGCAGAAGGGCCAGATCCGCAACGGCGTCGTCTCCTCGATCGTCAACTTCGGTGCGTTCGTGGACCTCGGCGGCGTCGACGGTCTCGTCCACGTGTCCGAGCTGTCCTGGAAGCACATCGACCACCCGTCCGAGGTCGTCGAGGTCGGCCAGGAGGTCACCGTCGAGGTGCTCGACGTGGAGCTCGACCGCGAGCGCGTCTCCCTGTCGCTGAAGGCGACGCAGGAAGACCCGTGGCAGCAGTTCGCCCGGACGCACGCGATCGGCCAGGTCGTGCCGGGCAAGGTCACGAAGCTCGTGCCGTTCGGCGCGTTCGTGCGCGTCGAGGACGGCATCGAGGGCCTCGTGCACATCTCGGAGCTGGCCGTGCGCCACGTCGAGGTGCCGGAGCAGGTCGCGAAGGTCGGCGAGGAGGTCTTCGTCAAGGTCATCGACATCGACCTCGAGCGTCGCCGCATCTCGCTGTCGCTCAAGCAGGCGAACGAGGGCGTCGACCCGGCCGGTGACGACTTCGACCCGTCGCTGTACGGCATGGCGGCCGAGTACGACGAGGCGGGGAACTACAAGTACCCCGAGGGCTTCGACCCCGAGACGAACGAGTGGCTCGAGGGCTTCGACACGCAGCGCGAGGCCTGGGAGGCGCAGTACGCCGAGGCGCAGACGCGCTGGGAGGCGCACAAGCGCCAGGTGGCGGCCGCCATCGAGGCCGACGCCGAGTCGGGTTCGGCCGACGCGCCGGTCGACGGCCCGAAGAGCTTCGGCTCCGCACCGGCCGAGGCCGTGGGCACGCTGGCCTCGGACGAGGCACTCGCGGCGCTCCGCGAGAAGCTCACCGGAGCCTGA
- a CDS encoding NUDIX domain-containing protein yields the protein MTWTTHSTRDVYTNPWIRVREDAVTRPDGSPGIYGVVDVAPAVFVVAVDDEDSVVLVELERYTTGVLSLEVPAGGSDGEELLVAAQRELLEETGLLAGSWSPLGAVWALNGVARAREHVFLARELTLGGPAVGAAEEGIRGTRRVPLAEALRLVREGGITDASTVTALTFAALELGRFP from the coding sequence GTGACCTGGACGACGCACTCGACCCGCGACGTCTACACGAACCCCTGGATCCGTGTGCGTGAGGACGCCGTGACGCGCCCGGACGGCTCGCCCGGGATCTACGGGGTGGTGGATGTCGCGCCCGCCGTGTTCGTCGTCGCCGTGGACGACGAGGACAGCGTGGTTCTCGTCGAGCTGGAGCGCTACACGACCGGAGTCCTCTCGCTGGAGGTGCCGGCGGGCGGGAGCGACGGCGAGGAGCTGCTCGTGGCGGCTCAGCGTGAGCTGCTCGAGGAGACGGGCCTCCTCGCCGGCTCGTGGTCGCCTCTGGGTGCGGTGTGGGCGCTGAACGGCGTCGCGCGAGCGCGCGAGCACGTGTTCCTCGCCAGGGAGCTCACGCTCGGCGGCCCCGCGGTCGGCGCCGCGGAGGAGGGGATCCGCGGGACCCGCCGCGTCCCCCTCGCCGAGGCCCTGCGCCTCGTGCGGGAGGGTGGGATCACCGACGCCTCCACCGTCACCGCGCTGACGTTCGCCGCTCTCGAGCTCGGGAGGTTCCCGTGA
- a CDS encoding pyroglutamyl-peptidase I: MTTILLTGFEPFGGASANASWDAVRHVAHHWDAEREGARLVPAELPCTFAAVGPALADLVARHQPDLLVATGVATGRRRVSLERVGLNLVDARIPDNEGRQPIDEPVDPDGPPARFTSLPVKAALVAARDAGLPVELSTSAGTFVCNAALYLGVGLAEASGGRMRAGFVHVPATPADGPGPSLPVDATARCLTVILRACVAVEHDLAVPGGTLA, encoded by the coding sequence GTGACCACGATCCTGCTCACCGGGTTCGAGCCGTTCGGCGGTGCGAGCGCGAACGCGTCCTGGGACGCGGTCCGGCACGTGGCGCACCACTGGGACGCGGAGCGGGAAGGGGCGCGACTCGTGCCGGCCGAGCTGCCGTGCACGTTCGCCGCCGTCGGCCCGGCCCTCGCGGACCTCGTGGCACGGCACCAGCCGGACCTGCTCGTCGCGACAGGCGTGGCCACGGGACGGCGGCGGGTGTCGCTCGAACGTGTGGGGCTCAATCTCGTCGACGCGCGCATCCCCGACAACGAGGGCCGGCAGCCGATCGACGAGCCCGTCGATCCGGACGGCCCGCCGGCTCGGTTCACGTCGCTCCCGGTGAAGGCGGCGCTCGTCGCGGCGCGGGACGCCGGGCTCCCGGTCGAGCTCTCGACCTCGGCCGGGACGTTCGTGTGCAACGCCGCGCTCTATCTGGGCGTGGGTCTCGCCGAGGCGTCCGGTGGACGGATGCGCGCAGGCTTCGTGCACGTGCCGGCGACGCCTGCGGACGGACCAGGGCCGTCGCTGCCCGTCGACGCCACCGCGCGGTGCCTCACGGTGATCCTGCGGGCGTGCGTGGCGGTGGAGCACGACCTCGCCGTGCCGGGGGGCACTCTCGCCTGA
- the coaE gene encoding dephospho-CoA kinase gives MLLVGLTGGIASGKSTVAREMSRLGALVVDADVLAREVVEPGTPGLASVVAEFGDGVLAGDGSLDRSALAQLVFADDGARRRLEAIVHPAVGERFARFVEQAPRDAVVVHDVPLLVENGLGDRYHLVVVVDVPAHERERRLVTERGLTADEARARIAAQADDGARRAAADVLLGNDRPLADTLDAVRRLWRDRVLPFEENVRESRPAERGPAAVVDPPAGDPWAAQAGRILARLRRAGGSSVVDAEHIGSTAVPGLAATDVLDLQLGVETLEDADALAGSLARAGFPPVPGRSQDTSTPDDPDPAQGGERLHANADPGRAVDVHVRVAGSPGWRDALSRRDSMRDGVDGRAVRS, from the coding sequence GTGCTCCTCGTCGGCCTCACCGGAGGCATCGCGTCCGGCAAGTCCACCGTGGCACGTGAGATGAGCCGGCTCGGCGCGCTGGTCGTTGACGCCGACGTGCTCGCGCGGGAGGTCGTCGAGCCGGGCACTCCCGGCCTGGCGTCCGTTGTGGCGGAGTTCGGCGACGGCGTGCTGGCCGGCGATGGTTCGCTGGATCGCTCGGCGCTCGCGCAGCTCGTGTTCGCCGACGACGGCGCCCGCCGGCGCCTCGAGGCGATCGTGCACCCGGCCGTGGGGGAGCGGTTCGCCCGGTTCGTCGAGCAGGCGCCACGGGACGCCGTCGTCGTCCACGACGTGCCGCTGCTCGTCGAGAACGGACTGGGCGACCGCTACCACCTCGTCGTCGTCGTCGACGTCCCGGCGCACGAGCGGGAGCGGCGGCTCGTCACCGAGCGAGGGCTGACCGCTGACGAGGCCCGAGCTCGGATCGCCGCGCAGGCGGACGACGGCGCACGGCGGGCCGCCGCCGACGTGCTGCTGGGCAACGACCGCCCGCTGGCGGACACGCTCGACGCCGTCCGTCGCCTGTGGCGGGACCGGGTCCTGCCGTTCGAGGAGAACGTGCGGGAGTCACGGCCGGCGGAGCGCGGGCCGGCCGCCGTCGTCGACCCGCCGGCCGGTGACCCGTGGGCAGCCCAGGCGGGGCGGATCCTCGCGCGGCTGCGACGGGCGGGCGGATCGAGCGTCGTCGACGCCGAGCACATCGGCTCGACGGCGGTGCCGGGACTGGCGGCGACGGACGTGCTCGACCTGCAGCTCGGAGTGGAGACGCTCGAGGACGCCGACGCGCTGGCCGGCTCCCTGGCACGCGCCGGGTTCCCACCCGTGCCCGGGCGCTCGCAGGACACCTCGACGCCGGACGACCCCGACCCGGCCCAGGGTGGCGAGCGTCTCCACGCGAACGCCGACCCCGGGCGCGCCGTCGACGTCCACGTGCGAGTCGCCGGGTCGCCGGGATGGCGCGACGCGCTGTCGCGCCGCGACTCGATGCGCGACGGCGTCGACGGGCGGGCGGTGCGGTCATGA
- a CDS encoding dipeptide ABC transporter ATP-binding protein, whose protein sequence is MTTDLPIDDEVTDDDVARPGADPTAPLVSVRGLEVTFRTEQGPLVAASDVTFDIAAGQTLAIVGESGSGKTTVASAVLGLLPSNGSVTAGQVLVDGRDVARLRPAQLQQMRGRVLGLVPQDPMSNLNPVARVGRQLVETLEDTGVARGAAARTRAAELLAEAGLPDAEDRMGAYPHEFSGGMRQRALIAIGLAGSPRLLVADEPTSALDVTVQRVILDRLEDLTSSLGAAVLLITHDLGLAAERASHVVVMHRGRVVELGPARQILVDPQHEYTKRLLGAAPSLASRRIQIAKDVGADDVVEGADLLAAAARDESADAVATDDAAGAAIPVVRARNLRKVFPGARKGLVGRHPDVVAVDDVSFTIQRGRTLGIVGESGSGKSTVARMLLDLLPPTSGTIEIDGEQVGVRSRAEEVAFRLRVQPIFQDPYSSLDPLYTIYRTIEEPLRAHRLGDADARRARVLELLDAVALPADILNRYPAELSGGQRQRVAIARALAPAPEILVCDEAVSALDVIVQSQILHLLADLQSRLGLSYLFISHDLAVIRQIADEVCVMEHGRVVEAGPTDRVFDDPQDAYTRRLLAAIPGASLDLRLAPPPLS, encoded by the coding sequence ATGACGACCGACCTCCCGATCGACGACGAGGTGACCGACGACGACGTCGCCCGGCCGGGCGCCGACCCGACGGCGCCGCTGGTGAGCGTGCGCGGCCTGGAGGTCACCTTCCGGACCGAGCAGGGACCCCTCGTCGCCGCGAGCGACGTGACGTTCGACATCGCCGCGGGTCAGACGCTCGCGATCGTCGGCGAGTCGGGGTCGGGCAAGACGACCGTCGCGTCGGCGGTGCTCGGGCTGCTGCCCTCGAACGGCAGCGTCACTGCCGGTCAGGTGCTGGTCGACGGGCGCGACGTCGCGCGGCTGCGCCCGGCGCAGCTGCAGCAGATGCGCGGCCGGGTGCTCGGGCTCGTGCCCCAGGACCCGATGTCGAACCTCAACCCGGTCGCCCGGGTGGGTCGGCAGCTCGTCGAGACGCTGGAGGACACCGGCGTCGCGCGCGGTGCGGCGGCCCGCACCCGTGCCGCGGAGCTGCTCGCGGAGGCCGGCCTCCCGGATGCCGAGGACCGGATGGGCGCGTACCCCCACGAGTTCTCCGGCGGTATGCGCCAGCGTGCGCTCATCGCGATCGGCCTCGCCGGATCCCCGCGGCTGCTCGTGGCGGACGAGCCGACGTCGGCCCTCGACGTCACCGTGCAGCGGGTGATCCTCGACCGCCTCGAGGACCTGACGTCGTCGCTCGGCGCCGCGGTGCTGCTCATCACGCACGACCTCGGCCTCGCTGCCGAGCGGGCGTCGCACGTCGTCGTCATGCACCGCGGGCGGGTGGTCGAGCTGGGGCCGGCGCGGCAGATCCTCGTCGACCCCCAGCACGAGTACACGAAGCGGCTGCTCGGCGCGGCGCCGTCGCTGGCGTCCCGACGCATCCAGATCGCGAAGGACGTCGGGGCCGACGACGTCGTCGAGGGCGCCGACCTGCTGGCCGCCGCGGCTCGGGACGAGTCCGCCGACGCCGTGGCCACCGACGACGCGGCCGGGGCCGCGATCCCCGTGGTGCGAGCACGGAACCTGCGCAAGGTGTTCCCCGGGGCACGCAAGGGACTCGTCGGCCGTCACCCGGACGTCGTCGCCGTCGACGACGTGTCGTTCACGATCCAGCGAGGGCGGACCCTCGGGATCGTGGGGGAGTCCGGGTCCGGGAAGTCGACGGTCGCGCGGATGCTCCTCGACCTGCTGCCGCCGACGTCCGGCACGATCGAGATCGACGGCGAGCAGGTCGGCGTCCGGTCCCGCGCCGAGGAGGTCGCGTTCCGGCTCCGGGTCCAGCCGATCTTCCAGGACCCGTACTCGTCGCTCGACCCGCTGTACACGATCTACCGGACGATCGAGGAGCCCCTGCGCGCGCACCGCCTGGGTGACGCCGACGCGCGGCGGGCACGTGTGCTCGAGCTGCTCGACGCCGTCGCCCTCCCGGCGGACATCCTCAACAGATACCCGGCGGAGCTCTCCGGCGGTCAGCGCCAGCGTGTCGCGATCGCCCGGGCGCTCGCTCCGGCCCCTGAGATCCTCGTCTGCGACGAGGCGGTGTCGGCGCTCGACGTGATCGTCCAGTCCCAGATCCTGCACCTGCTCGCGGACCTGCAGTCCCGGCTCGGGCTCAGCTACCTCTTCATCTCCCACGACCTCGCCGTCATCCGGCAGATCGCCGACGAGGTCTGCGTGATGGAGCACGGGAGGGTCGTCGAAGCCGGCCCGACCGATCGCGTGTTCGACGACCCGCAGGACGCGTACACACGGCGGCTGCTCGCCGCGATCCCGGGCGCATCGCTCGATCTGCGGCTCGCGCCGCCCCCGCTCTCGTGA
- a CDS encoding sensor histidine kinase, protein MVWAQIVVVAVTAPLVVALVHGALRRDRVLPREATATILLAAGTVAVVDPGGTSTTWNGLVNAITLSAAAVLLATFPDGRFVPRWTLWPVALAVAVQMGNVASGFRWDDQSAWWPWHILVTWLVLLLGGQVYRYVRRSGVDERERTRWAVLGFLAQITLFVVMTAVLVGLTGTPDGALGSSLAMILNLLGPTGLAVGLLAPRIVPVDRALHVGIQVSVVGLGVTGCVVLTTALLPEGGNGRATSWAAAAVVALVTLPLAWCGAKVAHRVVYGGRPDPLTTLAALGQLLDRSLDPRAVPVTVLRTLCDSLGLEGARLSGDQVFAAEHGELPRVAGRFGIRFRGEELATFEVAPRPGETTLTEHDRRVVDALARQAGAALDGTRAITELVAARSRVVTAREEERRRLRRDLHDDLVPTLAGLGLDAAAITELLRGRDDAIARVAATLAQGIRDSTRQIREIAYDLRPPVLDDHGLVAAVRDRVASTSGAPRIVIDAPEERIVLSAALESAALRIVQEAVMNVRRHAAAEVCRIRISLERTTLHVTVADDGRGLPVPRREGLGLRSIRERVYELGGSLVIAGAPGQGTSIAVQLPYREAPERAEPRKSGGG, encoded by the coding sequence ATGGTCTGGGCGCAGATCGTGGTCGTCGCCGTCACCGCACCGCTCGTCGTGGCACTGGTGCACGGCGCCCTCCGGCGCGACCGGGTCCTGCCGCGCGAGGCGACCGCGACGATCCTGCTCGCCGCAGGCACCGTCGCGGTCGTCGACCCGGGCGGGACGTCGACGACCTGGAACGGGCTGGTCAACGCGATCACGCTCAGCGCGGCGGCTGTGCTGCTCGCCACGTTCCCCGACGGACGGTTCGTGCCGCGCTGGACGCTCTGGCCGGTGGCGCTCGCCGTCGCCGTCCAGATGGGCAACGTCGCCTCAGGCTTCCGGTGGGACGATCAGTCCGCCTGGTGGCCCTGGCACATCCTCGTCACCTGGCTCGTGCTCCTCCTCGGCGGGCAGGTGTACCGCTACGTGCGCCGCTCGGGGGTCGACGAGCGGGAACGCACGAGGTGGGCGGTGCTCGGCTTCCTCGCTCAGATCACCCTCTTCGTGGTGATGACCGCCGTGCTCGTCGGGCTGACCGGCACGCCCGACGGCGCGCTGGGGTCGTCGCTCGCGATGATCCTCAACCTCCTGGGTCCTACCGGCCTGGCGGTCGGACTCCTCGCGCCCCGGATCGTGCCGGTCGACAGGGCCCTCCACGTCGGCATCCAGGTGTCGGTCGTGGGTCTCGGGGTGACCGGATGCGTGGTCCTGACGACGGCGCTCCTGCCTGAGGGAGGGAACGGGCGGGCGACGTCCTGGGCAGCTGCCGCGGTGGTCGCGCTCGTGACGCTGCCGCTGGCGTGGTGCGGTGCCAAGGTCGCCCATCGGGTCGTGTACGGAGGTCGTCCAGACCCGCTCACGACCCTCGCCGCGCTTGGCCAGCTGCTCGACCGGAGCCTCGACCCGCGGGCGGTTCCGGTGACCGTGCTCCGGACGCTGTGCGACTCTCTCGGCCTGGAGGGAGCGCGGCTCTCGGGTGACCAGGTGTTCGCGGCCGAGCACGGCGAGCTGCCGCGCGTCGCCGGGCGATTCGGCATCCGGTTCCGTGGGGAGGAGCTGGCAACCTTCGAGGTCGCGCCGCGGCCCGGTGAGACCACCCTGACGGAGCACGACCGTCGGGTGGTCGACGCACTCGCCCGGCAGGCAGGAGCGGCGTTGGACGGCACGCGGGCGATCACGGAGCTGGTCGCGGCACGGTCGCGAGTCGTCACCGCCCGCGAGGAGGAACGGCGCCGCCTCCGGCGTGACCTTCACGACGACCTGGTCCCGACCCTCGCCGGGCTGGGGCTCGACGCGGCCGCGATCACCGAGCTGTTGCGCGGGCGGGACGACGCGATCGCGCGTGTCGCCGCGACCCTGGCGCAGGGCATCCGCGACTCGACGCGGCAGATCCGGGAGATCGCGTACGACCTCCGCCCTCCGGTCCTCGACGACCACGGCCTGGTGGCCGCCGTCCGCGATCGCGTCGCGTCGACCAGCGGCGCCCCACGGATCGTCATCGACGCCCCGGAGGAGCGGATCGTGCTCTCGGCCGCCCTCGAGTCGGCTGCGCTGCGGATCGTCCAGGAGGCGGTCATGAACGTCCGACGTCACGCTGCCGCCGAGGTGTGCAGGATCCGGATCTCGCTCGAACGCACGACGCTCCACGTCACCGTCGCCGATGACGGCCGCGGTCTGCCCGTTCCGCGACGTGAGGGTCTGGGGCTACGGTCGATTCGCGAGCGGGTGTACGAGCTCGGCGGATCACTCGTGATCGCCGGAGCTCCCGGGCAGGGCACGAGCATCGCGGTGCAGCTCCCGTACCGGGAGGCACCGGAGCGTGCGGAACCTCGGAAGAGCGGTGGCGGATGA